A part of Silvimonas soli genomic DNA contains:
- the metF gene encoding methylenetetrahydrofolate reductase [NAD(P)H], with protein sequence MSQTPISFEFFPPKTTEGADKLRITRRQLAQFKPEYCSVTFGAGGTTQDGTLNAVLDIQSEGLAAAPHLSCIGSSRASVAEILQRYRDNGIRHIVALRGDIPSGMVDVGEFRYANELVAFIREQHGEHFHIEVAAYPEYHPQSASAEADLRNFVNKVNAGADSAITQYFFNADAYFRFVDEVTARGVKIPVVPGIMPIQNFNQLNRFSEMCGAEIPRWLKLRLQSFGDDSASIRALGLDFITELCDRLLTAGVPGLHFYTLNAAGAVSTICQRLGR encoded by the coding sequence GTGAGCCAGACGCCCATCAGCTTTGAATTCTTTCCGCCCAAAACCACTGAGGGCGCCGACAAACTGCGAATTACGCGGCGGCAGCTGGCGCAGTTCAAGCCAGAATATTGCTCAGTGACCTTTGGCGCGGGTGGCACCACCCAGGACGGCACGCTCAATGCCGTGCTGGATATCCAGTCCGAAGGGCTGGCGGCGGCACCGCATTTGTCCTGTATCGGCTCCAGTCGGGCCAGTGTGGCCGAGATTCTGCAACGCTATCGTGACAACGGCATTCGCCATATCGTGGCTTTACGCGGCGATATTCCGTCAGGCATGGTGGATGTCGGTGAGTTCCGTTACGCCAACGAACTGGTGGCGTTTATCCGCGAGCAACATGGCGAACATTTTCACATTGAAGTGGCGGCCTACCCGGAATATCACCCGCAGTCCGCCAGTGCCGAGGCTGACCTGCGTAACTTTGTGAACAAGGTCAACGCCGGAGCCGATTCGGCCATCACCCAGTATTTCTTCAATGCCGATGCCTATTTCCGCTTTGTGGATGAAGTGACCGCACGCGGGGTGAAGATTCCGGTGGTGCCAGGCATCATGCCGATCCAGAACTTCAATCAGCTCAATCGTTTCTCGGAAATGTGCGGAGCGGAAATTCCGCGCTGGCTGAAGTTGCGCTTGCAATCGTTTGGTGATGACAGCGCATCGATCCGCGCTTTGGGCCTGGATTTCATTACCGAGCTCTGCGACCGCTTGCTGACTGCGGGCGTACCTGGTCTGCACTTTTACACGCTCAATGCCGCTGGTGCGGTATCGACGATCTGCCAGCGTCTGGGCCGCTAA
- a CDS encoding glycine zipper 2TM domain-containing protein, with the protein MKLRSTLVIALAATSLALVGCASDSANTYTRSQAMRTSTAQAGIVESVRNVRIQNDTNAIGTIAGGVIGGAAGSQIGGGNGAIVAGVLGAIAGGVAGNQIEKNGSTQAALEITVRLDNGQRLVITQAADMSFSAGQRVDVISDGQTSRVVPVQR; encoded by the coding sequence ATGAAACTGCGCAGCACCCTTGTCATTGCTCTTGCCGCTACCTCGCTCGCGCTGGTCGGTTGCGCCAGTGATTCGGCCAACACTTACACTCGCAGCCAGGCCATGCGTACCTCTACGGCGCAGGCGGGGATTGTGGAAAGTGTTCGTAACGTGCGCATTCAGAATGACACTAATGCAATCGGCACCATTGCGGGTGGCGTGATTGGCGGGGCAGCTGGTAGCCAGATTGGCGGTGGCAACGGCGCGATTGTGGCGGGTGTACTGGGCGCGATTGCCGGTGGTGTGGCGGGTAACCAGATTGAAAAGAACGGCTCGACGCAGGCTGCGCTGGAAATTACCGTGCGCCTGGATAACGGCCAACGCTTGGTGATTACCCAGGCGGCGGACATGAGCTTCTCGGCCGGGCAACGGGTTGATGTCATCAGTGACGGCCAGACCAGCCGCGTGGTGCCAGTGCAGCGTTAA
- a CDS encoding 2OG-Fe(II) oxygenase: MSGYNTVVQALVDEGKFVWPGFLNPQQVAALRADMDALQADFRPAGVGREQGYQRDISIRGDEVLWLDNDAPLAVPVLDQLEELRQAFNASLYLGLVEFEAHFAVYPAGGFYQRHLDQHRNADTRVVTFVLYLNEDWQDSDGGQLRIYLDSQDHGCTQDVTPHGGTLVLFLSDRFEHEVLPATRERRSLTGWFRRRPV; the protein is encoded by the coding sequence TTGAGTGGGTACAACACCGTCGTGCAAGCACTGGTCGATGAAGGCAAGTTTGTCTGGCCAGGGTTTTTGAATCCGCAACAGGTCGCCGCACTGCGGGCCGATATGGACGCGCTCCAGGCTGATTTTCGCCCTGCGGGAGTCGGGCGCGAGCAAGGCTATCAGCGTGATATCAGCATTCGTGGGGATGAAGTCCTGTGGCTGGACAACGATGCGCCGCTCGCGGTGCCGGTACTGGACCAACTGGAAGAATTGCGCCAGGCCTTCAATGCCAGTCTTTATCTGGGACTGGTGGAATTTGAAGCCCATTTCGCGGTCTATCCGGCGGGTGGCTTTTACCAGCGCCATCTGGACCAGCACCGCAACGCTGATACGCGGGTTGTGACCTTCGTGCTGTACCTGAACGAAGACTGGCAAGATAGCGATGGCGGCCAGCTGCGCATTTATCTGGACAGCCAGGACCATGGTTGCACGCAGGACGTGACTCCGCATGGCGGTACGCTGGTGCTGTTTCTGTCTGACCGCTTCGAGCATGAAGTGCTGCCGGCGACACGAGAACGCCGCTCACTGACTGGCTGGTTCCGGCGGCGGCCAGTGTGA
- a CDS encoding site-specific recombinase, producing the protein MQATLHAMIDASPERAPELLRQLVAAMRPRRVDDTQAAINSVRSLAYLLEQSPQARAAVRRCLLSVLSRSEQVQFFADTGILSNESFFAAVSRRIGDRILPPAPIPGSLRDLFGSVFFRHNDYIWLEAIPQDIWFSLGRALHIEEETDFEQIGRIRVQVLEAIEVLSTRIAAIGLEPEIVRNHPDAKRFVSPFVRQNLEVHTFIEHNLQAMTNKVPPQEDERHILVLLEQCEEVVVRVRKHALRNGVSVSLTYHLLRLTQHIERLKALLRVVSVSRTKEKGEAMLGVSIALVRAENRKHSLRDVFAENTELLALQVTEHASHTGGHYIAESRKEWRNMFRSAAGAGLIVGFMALFKLLVAKAHLPLLLEALVFGLNYAFGFMLVHIVHCTIATKQPAMTAAKIAATLHEGTRSGKLKPEDINQLSELIVKVFRTQFVAIMGNVLVVLPTALLIALAWVWVTGSPVVDVDKAQHLLHDLNPIQSLALFHAGIAGVCLFLAGLISGYYDNKALYNQIPQRIAALPWLNRLAGESRARRLGTYIGDNLGALAGNFYFGLMLGTIGTIGVLLGLPIDIRHITFSSAYLSFAAVSYDFTLDWHVVAISAVGIALIGLINLLVSFGLALWVALRSRKLTLRSTRPIVGRLLRRAVTRPQDFLIPPRAKPEETRVIELTGESVVEWVQHRRASTGR; encoded by the coding sequence ATGCAAGCAACCTTGCACGCCATGATAGATGCATCCCCCGAGCGCGCCCCGGAGTTGCTGCGGCAACTGGTTGCGGCCATGCGGCCACGCCGGGTAGACGACACGCAAGCCGCCATCAACAGCGTGCGCTCGTTGGCGTATTTGCTGGAGCAATCGCCCCAAGCTCGTGCCGCCGTGCGCCGTTGTCTGCTGTCGGTGCTGTCGCGCAGCGAGCAAGTGCAGTTCTTTGCCGACACCGGCATTTTGTCGAACGAGAGTTTTTTTGCCGCGGTATCGCGCCGCATTGGCGACCGCATCCTGCCGCCCGCGCCCATTCCCGGCTCGCTGCGCGATCTGTTTGGCAGCGTGTTTTTTCGGCATAACGATTACATCTGGCTCGAAGCGATTCCGCAGGACATCTGGTTTAGCCTGGGCCGGGCGCTGCATATCGAAGAGGAAACCGACTTCGAGCAAATCGGGCGGATTCGGGTGCAAGTGCTGGAGGCCATTGAGGTCCTGTCGACACGCATTGCCGCGATCGGGCTTGAGCCGGAGATCGTGCGCAATCATCCAGACGCCAAGCGTTTTGTGTCGCCGTTCGTGCGGCAGAATCTGGAGGTTCATACCTTCATCGAACACAATCTGCAGGCGATGACCAACAAGGTGCCGCCGCAGGAAGACGAGCGCCACATTCTGGTATTGCTGGAACAGTGTGAAGAAGTGGTGGTGCGGGTGCGCAAACACGCGCTGCGCAACGGGGTGTCAGTGAGCCTCACGTACCACCTGCTGCGCCTCACTCAGCATATTGAACGGCTTAAAGCCCTGCTGCGGGTGGTTTCAGTATCTCGCACCAAGGAAAAAGGCGAAGCCATGCTGGGCGTCAGTATCGCCCTGGTCCGTGCCGAAAACCGCAAACACTCCTTGCGGGACGTGTTCGCCGAAAATACCGAATTGCTGGCGCTGCAGGTGACCGAGCATGCCAGCCACACCGGCGGCCACTACATTGCCGAGTCGCGCAAGGAATGGCGCAACATGTTCCGCTCGGCCGCGGGCGCCGGGTTGATTGTCGGCTTTATGGCGCTGTTCAAGCTGCTGGTGGCCAAAGCGCACTTGCCGCTATTGCTGGAAGCGCTGGTTTTCGGCTTGAACTACGCGTTTGGTTTCATGCTGGTGCATATCGTTCATTGCACCATCGCTACCAAACAACCGGCGATGACGGCAGCGAAGATTGCCGCCACGCTGCATGAAGGCACGCGCTCGGGCAAGCTCAAGCCGGAAGACATCAACCAACTCAGTGAGTTGATCGTCAAAGTCTTTCGCACCCAGTTTGTGGCGATCATGGGCAACGTGCTGGTGGTGCTGCCAACCGCGTTGCTGATTGCGCTGGCGTGGGTTTGGGTAACCGGTAGCCCGGTGGTGGACGTCGACAAAGCCCAGCATCTGTTGCACGACCTGAATCCGATCCAGAGCCTGGCCTTGTTTCACGCTGGTATTGCCGGGGTATGCCTGTTTCTGGCCGGATTGATCTCGGGTTATTACGACAACAAAGCGTTGTATAACCAGATTCCGCAACGGATCGCTGCCTTGCCGTGGCTGAACAGGCTGGCCGGCGAATCGCGCGCCAGGCGGCTTGGTACTTACATTGGCGACAATCTGGGCGCGCTGGCTGGTAATTTCTACTTTGGCTTGATGCTGGGCACGATTGGTACCATAGGCGTACTACTGGGCTTGCCGATTGATATTCGCCATATCACTTTCTCGTCTGCGTATCTGTCGTTTGCCGCAGTGAGTTATGACTTCACGCTGGACTGGCACGTAGTGGCCATTTCGGCGGTCGGCATCGCGCTGATCGGCTTGATCAACTTGCTGGTGAGTTTCGGGCTGGCGCTGTGGGTGGCGCTGCGTTCGCGCAAACTGACCCTGCGTTCGACTCGTCCCATTGTTGGCAGACTGCTGCGACGCGCTGTGACCCGTCCGCAGGACTTCCTGATTCCGCCGCGCGCCAAACCGGAAGAAACCAGGGTTATCGAATTAACAGGAGAATCCGTTGTTGAGTGGGTACAACACCGTCGTGCAAGCACTGGTCGATGA
- a CDS encoding fructosamine kinase family protein has product MWNEIVAELATVIERPLQFRRAEVVAGGDINEAWRLRTDQGDWFVKLNQHNRREMFEAEREGLLALAKGIHVPSPVVCGVAAGSSFQVLEWLDLRRRGDEAQLGQQLAQLHRLSAASFGWQRDNTIGSTPQPNGWMDDWVEFYRERRLRHQFDLAASNGLALHDTEPLLDGLNDFFGQRKVVPSLLHGDLWGGNAAYLPDGSPVVFDPACYYGDREADLALTMLFGGFSPAFYQAYQATWPLDSGFERRRDLYNLYHVVNHANMFGGGYVHRAQTMIDALLVNISA; this is encoded by the coding sequence ATGTGGAACGAAATCGTCGCTGAACTGGCTACAGTTATTGAGCGGCCACTGCAGTTTCGCCGGGCCGAAGTGGTGGCCGGAGGGGATATCAATGAGGCATGGCGCTTGCGCACTGACCAGGGCGACTGGTTCGTCAAACTGAACCAACACAATCGTCGCGAGATGTTTGAGGCCGAGCGAGAAGGTTTGCTGGCACTGGCTAAAGGGATTCACGTGCCGTCACCAGTGGTTTGTGGTGTGGCGGCGGGAAGTTCGTTTCAGGTGCTGGAATGGCTGGATTTACGGCGGCGTGGCGATGAAGCACAACTTGGCCAGCAACTGGCGCAACTGCATCGGCTAAGCGCAGCGAGCTTTGGCTGGCAGCGTGACAACACCATCGGTTCCACACCACAGCCCAATGGCTGGATGGACGACTGGGTCGAGTTCTATCGTGAGCGGCGTTTGCGGCATCAGTTTGATCTGGCGGCCAGCAACGGGTTGGCGCTGCACGATACCGAGCCATTGCTTGATGGGCTTAATGATTTCTTCGGCCAGCGCAAAGTAGTGCCTTCGCTGTTACACGGTGATCTGTGGGGCGGCAATGCGGCGTATCTGCCGGATGGCAGCCCGGTGGTGTTTGACCCCGCCTGCTACTATGGTGACCGCGAAGCAGACTTGGCGTTGACCATGTTGTTTGGTGGATTCAGCCCGGCGTTTTATCAGGCTTATCAGGCAACGTGGCCGCTGGATAGCGGCTTTGAACGGCGCCGCGATCTTTACAATCTTTACCATGTGGTCAATCACGCCAACATGTTTGGCGGCGGCTATGTGCATAGAGCGCAGACGATGATTGACGCGCTGCTTGTGAACATTTCGGCTTGA
- a CDS encoding amino acid permease: MSLFRTKNIDAMVAVSQSGVSGLKKALGPTDLVLMGIGAIIGTGIFVLTGTGALTAGPALTLSFVIAAIACGLSALAYAEFASSIPVSGSIYTYSYATLGELVAWIIGWDLMLEYGLATSAVSVGWSGYFQSLIHGFGIDLPTILTAAPGAVPGKHTLFNLPAFLIMMAITTLVSIGVAGFARLNNIMVAIKIGVVLLFIVVGVGYVKPANWTPFMPFGFHGMFNAAALLFFAFIGFDAVSSAAEEVKNPKRDLPIGIIGSLAVCTILYVAVSAIMTGIVPYQQFAGVDHPVSLALQYAGQNWVAGFIDLGAILGMTTVILVMMYGQTRVIFAMSRDGLLPAKLAKVHPRFATPFITTWVVGIVFGIIAALIPLNILAELINIGTLTAFSLVSVAVIVLRKTRPELHRAFRCPGVPFLPLLGIAFCLFLMSNLQAITWQAFGIWLLIGFVVYFGYSRRHSKLAQR; encoded by the coding sequence ATGAGTTTATTCCGTACCAAAAATATCGATGCCATGGTGGCCGTGAGTCAATCCGGCGTATCTGGCCTCAAAAAAGCCCTTGGTCCAACCGATCTGGTTTTGATGGGCATCGGTGCGATTATCGGCACCGGCATTTTCGTTCTGACCGGCACTGGCGCGCTGACTGCAGGTCCAGCGCTCACGCTGTCGTTTGTCATCGCCGCCATCGCCTGCGGCTTGTCTGCGTTGGCATATGCCGAATTCGCGTCATCCATTCCGGTTTCCGGCTCTATCTACACGTATTCCTACGCCACGCTGGGCGAACTGGTCGCCTGGATTATCGGCTGGGATTTGATGCTGGAATACGGTCTGGCTACTTCGGCGGTTTCCGTGGGCTGGTCAGGTTATTTCCAGTCGTTGATTCATGGCTTTGGTATTGATTTACCCACCATTCTGACCGCCGCGCCGGGCGCTGTTCCGGGCAAGCATACGCTGTTTAATCTGCCCGCCTTTCTCATCATGATGGCGATCACCACGCTGGTTTCAATTGGTGTCGCGGGTTTTGCGCGGCTGAACAACATCATGGTGGCGATCAAGATTGGTGTGGTGCTGCTGTTTATTGTGGTGGGCGTAGGTTACGTAAAACCTGCCAACTGGACCCCGTTCATGCCGTTTGGTTTCCATGGCATGTTTAACGCCGCGGCCTTGCTGTTCTTTGCTTTTATTGGTTTTGACGCCGTCTCCAGTGCGGCGGAAGAAGTCAAAAACCCCAAGCGGGATCTACCTATTGGCATTATCGGTTCGCTGGCAGTGTGCACCATTTTGTATGTCGCTGTTTCCGCCATCATGACCGGTATCGTGCCATACCAGCAGTTTGCCGGTGTCGATCACCCGGTCTCGCTGGCATTGCAATATGCCGGGCAGAACTGGGTAGCCGGGTTTATCGATCTGGGCGCCATTCTGGGCATGACAACGGTGATTCTGGTGATGATGTATGGCCAGACCCGTGTGATCTTTGCCATGTCGCGCGATGGCTTGCTGCCGGCAAAACTGGCCAAAGTACATCCGCGCTTTGCCACGCCGTTTATCACGACATGGGTCGTCGGCATCGTGTTCGGCATTATCGCCGCGCTGATTCCGCTCAATATCCTGGCCGAACTGATCAATATCGGCACCTTGACCGCGTTCTCGCTGGTCTCGGTAGCAGTGATTGTCTTGCGCAAAACCCGGCCCGAGCTGCATCGCGCCTTCCGTTGCCCAGGCGTGCCATTCCTGCCGTTGCTGGGTATCGCGTTCTGCCTGTTCTTGATGAGCAACCTGCAAGCGATTACCTGGCAAGCCTTTGGCATCTGGCTACTGATTGGCTTTGTGGTGTATTTCGGTTACTCACGCCGCCACTCAAAACTCGCCCAGCGGTAA
- a CDS encoding GNAT family N-acetyltransferase translates to MGDFPLLVTTNLLLTAFTPADAAYVQLFAGESTLIEMLDNAPWPYPDGAAQRWIATHPDLYQNRQAIYLAIRLRGNGQVIGCVELHDLVPQHRAELGYWIALPWQGQGYASEAVRALVEYAFDALALRRLDATVFTRNIASITLLEKLGMQREGLRPGWGSSRGNPEDVYCYGLTRARWNARTAAAGVPPDTVASRISSP, encoded by the coding sequence GTGGGCGATTTTCCGTTGTTGGTCACGACCAACTTGTTGTTGACTGCGTTCACGCCTGCTGATGCTGCTTATGTACAGCTATTCGCCGGCGAATCGACGCTGATCGAGATGCTGGACAATGCACCCTGGCCCTATCCTGACGGCGCAGCCCAGCGCTGGATAGCCACACATCCCGACCTTTATCAGAACCGGCAGGCCATTTACCTGGCTATCCGCCTGCGTGGCAACGGCCAGGTGATAGGCTGTGTTGAGTTGCACGATCTGGTACCACAGCACCGCGCCGAACTGGGCTACTGGATTGCCTTGCCGTGGCAAGGACAGGGCTATGCCAGCGAAGCGGTACGAGCATTGGTCGAATACGCCTTCGACGCTCTGGCGCTACGTCGGCTGGATGCGACAGTGTTCACGCGCAATATCGCCTCGATCACGTTGTTGGAAAAACTGGGCATGCAGCGTGAAGGTCTGCGCCCCGGTTGGGGCTCCAGCCGCGGCAATCCGGAAGATGTTTATTGTTATGGTCTGACCCGGGCGCGCTGGAATGCCCGGACGGCGGCTGCTGGTGTGCCGCCCGACACCGTGGCGTCCCGTATCAGCAGCCCCTGA
- the pssA gene encoding CDP-diacylglycerol--serine O-phosphatidyltransferase produces the protein MQSKRPITLRRQSIYLLPNLFTLAALFSGFYAIVQSMNKMFVPAAVAIFIAMILDGLDGRVARLTRTQSAFGAEFDSLSDMVSFGVAPALVVYEWALRDFGKIGWMVAFVYCAGAAMRLARFNTNLETGDKRWFQGLPSPSAAALVAGLVWISHEYAEELAPLSDALPFIALFFTLFAGLTMVSNVKFWSFKEINMRKTVPFVALLVMLLLLMLIVAKPPLVLFCLFIAYGASGYVMSAWNMLRRGKKPVERSNSHSAPPEN, from the coding sequence ATGCAATCCAAACGCCCCATTACTCTGCGCCGCCAAAGTATTTACCTGCTGCCTAACCTGTTCACGCTGGCCGCCTTGTTCTCCGGCTTCTACGCCATTGTTCAATCAATGAACAAAATGTTCGTGCCCGCCGCCGTGGCCATTTTCATTGCCATGATCCTGGACGGGCTGGATGGCCGCGTAGCGCGCCTGACTCGCACGCAATCCGCCTTTGGCGCTGAGTTCGATAGCTTGTCGGACATGGTTTCGTTTGGCGTGGCGCCAGCACTGGTGGTGTACGAATGGGCGCTGCGCGACTTCGGCAAGATTGGCTGGATGGTCGCGTTCGTTTATTGCGCCGGTGCCGCCATGCGCCTGGCACGCTTCAATACCAATCTGGAAACGGGCGACAAACGCTGGTTCCAGGGCCTGCCTTCCCCTTCGGCCGCCGCGCTGGTCGCAGGCCTGGTGTGGATTAGCCACGAATACGCTGAAGAACTGGCGCCGCTCAGCGATGCCCTGCCATTTATTGCGCTGTTCTTCACGCTGTTTGCCGGTCTGACCATGGTGTCTAACGTCAAATTCTGGAGCTTCAAGGAAATCAATATGCGCAAGACCGTGCCGTTTGTGGCACTGCTGGTCATGTTGCTGCTGTTGATGCTGATTGTCGCCAAGCCGCCGCTGGTCTTGTTCTGCCTGTTTATTGCTTATGGCGCATCGGGCTATGTCATGTCGGCCTGGAACATGCTGCGCCGGGGTAAAAAACCCGTTGAACGTAGCAATAGCCACTCCGCACCTCCAGAAAATTAG
- a CDS encoding 2-isopropylmalate synthase, with translation MSVDIERLIEHFGGPSELADALNRLSPDDPVSRAAIYKWRERGSMPLSALNRLTRLAASQGRSFDIQSFFTGASTAPSTRSTPNMGDRLFIFDTTLRDGEQSPGASMTREEKIRIARQLERLGVDIIEAGFAAASPGDAESIRLIAEIIKESTICSLARANERDVRAAGEAIKHAARGRVHTFIATSPIHMEKKLRMTPDQVVEAAVKAVKIGLEYTDDVEFSAEDALRSDPVFLARIFGEVIKAGAKTINVPDTVGYAVPHFTESFFRNLIAATPGGDSVIWSAHCHDDLGMSVANSLSAVLGGARQVECTINGLGERAGNASLEEIVMAVKTRKDVFGLETRIDATQIVPTSKLVSTITGYPVQPNKAIVGANAFAHESGIHQDGVLKHRETYEIMSAESVGWSTNRLTLGKLSGRNAFKTKLGELGIELASEESLNAAFARFKELADRKREIFDEDLHALVSDELIAIEQEKYRLTSLKVVSETGETPSATLVMADDGAEKRATCDGDGPIDATFRAIESIVSSGAEMQLYSVNAITQGTDSQGEVTVRLSKEGRVVNGQGADTDILVASAKAYISAVNKLHSKITRTHPQPV, from the coding sequence ATGTCTGTGGACATTGAACGTCTGATCGAGCACTTTGGCGGCCCCAGCGAGCTGGCCGATGCGCTCAACCGCCTTTCCCCTGACGATCCTGTGTCCCGCGCTGCCATCTACAAATGGCGTGAACGCGGCAGCATGCCCCTCTCCGCACTGAACCGTCTTACCCGACTCGCCGCCAGCCAGGGGCGATCTTTCGACATCCAGTCTTTCTTTACCGGCGCTTCCACCGCGCCGAGCACACGGAGCACACCGAATATGGGCGATCGTTTGTTTATTTTCGACACCACATTGCGTGACGGCGAACAATCGCCCGGCGCGTCGATGACTCGCGAAGAAAAAATCCGTATCGCCCGCCAACTGGAACGCCTGGGTGTCGACATCATCGAGGCCGGCTTTGCTGCCGCCAGCCCGGGCGATGCCGAGTCGATTCGCCTGATTGCGGAAATCATCAAGGAATCCACCATCTGTTCGCTGGCTCGCGCCAACGAGCGTGATGTACGCGCTGCCGGTGAAGCGATCAAACACGCCGCACGTGGCCGGGTGCATACCTTTATTGCCACCAGCCCGATCCATATGGAAAAGAAGCTGCGCATGACGCCGGACCAAGTGGTCGAGGCCGCAGTGAAAGCCGTGAAGATTGGTCTGGAATACACCGATGATGTCGAATTCTCCGCCGAAGACGCGCTGCGCTCTGACCCGGTATTCCTCGCCCGTATTTTTGGCGAAGTGATCAAGGCTGGCGCCAAAACCATCAACGTGCCCGACACCGTCGGCTATGCCGTCCCGCACTTTACCGAATCGTTCTTCCGCAATTTGATCGCCGCGACCCCGGGCGGTGATTCAGTGATCTGGTCGGCACATTGCCACGATGACTTGGGCATGTCGGTCGCCAACTCGCTGTCCGCCGTGCTGGGCGGCGCCCGTCAGGTGGAATGCACTATCAATGGTCTGGGCGAGCGTGCCGGTAACGCCAGCCTGGAAGAGATCGTCATGGCGGTGAAAACCCGCAAGGACGTCTTTGGCCTGGAAACCCGTATCGACGCGACGCAGATTGTGCCGACCTCCAAGCTGGTTTCGACCATTACCGGTTATCCGGTGCAGCCGAACAAGGCGATTGTGGGTGCCAATGCTTTTGCTCACGAATCCGGTATTCACCAGGATGGCGTGCTCAAGCATCGCGAAACCTACGAGATCATGAGTGCCGAATCGGTCGGCTGGTCGACCAACCGCCTCACCTTGGGCAAGTTGTCGGGCCGTAATGCCTTCAAGACCAAGTTGGGCGAGCTGGGTATTGAATTGGCCAGCGAAGAATCGTTGAACGCGGCCTTTGCCCGCTTTAAAGAGTTGGCCGATCGCAAACGCGAGATTTTCGACGAAGACCTGCATGCGCTGGTGTCCGACGAACTGATCGCCATCGAACAAGAGAAATATCGTCTGACATCGCTGAAGGTGGTGTCGGAAACCGGCGAAACACCAAGTGCCACGCTGGTCATGGCTGATGACGGCGCCGAAAAACGCGCCACCTGTGATGGCGATGGCCCGATTGATGCAACCTTCCGCGCCATTGAATCGATTGTCAGCAGCGGCGCTGAAATGCAGTTGTATTCGGTGAACGCCATTACCCAAGGCACGGACAGCCAGGGCGAAGTGACTGTGCGTCTTTCCAAAGAAGGCCGCGTGGTTAATGGTCAGGGCGCCGATACCGACATTCTGGTGGCCAGCGCCAAGGCGTATATCTCAGCCGTCAACAAGTTACATAGCAAAATCACACGTACCCATCCGCAACCCGTGTAA